The proteins below are encoded in one region of Aeromonas jandaei:
- the argE gene encoding acetylornithine deacetylase, which yields MANLDFFSLYKNIIAIPSISSTDPKWDQSNEAVIRLLADWFGQLGFQCEVTALPDLPGKFNLVATIGQGEGGLLLAGHTDTVPFDEGGWSKDPFKVTEEGNRLYGLGTIDMKGFFAFIVEALKEIDLTKLTKPLRILATADEETTMAGARAIAAAAELKPDYAVIGEPTGLVPVVAHKGHMSEAIRITGKSGHSSDPANGVNAMEIMHKAMGQVLRLQQDLKDRYADHRFAVPQPTLNLGYIQGGDSPNRICGCCELHIDLRPTPQVGPDELMGMLKEALSPIEVHQPGCLHLQHLHEPIPAYACADDSVLVREAEKASGRAAESVNYCTEAPFIQQLGCETIVMGPGHITQAHQPDEYLDLSFVKPTTAVLQHLVRRFCL from the coding sequence ATGGCCAATCTGGATTTTTTTTCACTCTACAAGAATATTATTGCGATCCCCTCTATCAGCAGCACGGATCCCAAGTGGGATCAGAGCAACGAGGCGGTGATCCGGCTGCTGGCCGACTGGTTCGGTCAGCTCGGCTTTCAGTGCGAGGTAACTGCGCTCCCCGATCTGCCGGGCAAGTTCAATCTGGTGGCGACGATCGGGCAGGGGGAGGGCGGTCTGCTGCTGGCGGGTCACACCGATACGGTGCCGTTCGATGAGGGGGGCTGGAGCAAGGATCCCTTCAAGGTGACCGAAGAGGGCAACCGCCTCTATGGCCTCGGCACCATCGATATGAAGGGCTTCTTCGCCTTTATCGTTGAGGCGCTCAAGGAGATTGACCTCACCAAGCTGACCAAGCCCCTGCGTATCCTCGCCACTGCCGATGAAGAGACCACCATGGCGGGGGCCCGCGCCATCGCTGCGGCTGCCGAACTCAAACCCGACTACGCGGTGATTGGCGAGCCAACCGGACTGGTGCCTGTGGTGGCCCACAAGGGGCATATGTCGGAGGCGATCCGCATTACCGGCAAGAGCGGTCACAGCTCGGATCCCGCCAACGGCGTCAACGCCATGGAGATCATGCACAAGGCGATGGGGCAGGTGCTGCGCTTGCAGCAGGATCTGAAAGATCGCTACGCCGACCACCGCTTTGCCGTGCCGCAGCCGACCCTGAACCTCGGTTACATTCAGGGTGGTGACAGCCCGAACCGCATCTGCGGCTGCTGCGAGCTGCATATCGATCTGCGACCCACTCCGCAGGTGGGGCCAGACGAGCTGATGGGGATGCTCAAAGAGGCGCTCTCTCCCATCGAAGTTCACCAGCCCGGCTGCCTGCATCTGCAACACCTGCATGAGCCCATTCCCGCCTACGCCTGTGCCGATGACTCTGTGCTGGTACGCGAAGCCGAGAAGGCGAGCGGCCGCGCGGCCGAGTCGGTCAACTACTGCACCGAGGCCCCTTTTATCCAGCAGCTTGGCTGCGAGACCATAGTGATGGGGCCCGGCCATATCACCCAGGCGCATCAGCCTGACGAGTATCTGGATCTCTCCTTCGTCAAGCCCACCACTGCGGTATTGCAGCATCTGGTTCGTCGTTTCTGCCTCTGA
- the argC gene encoding N-acetyl-gamma-glutamyl-phosphate reductase encodes MLNTVIVGASGYAGAELAALVQNHPQLKLFGLYVSAGSQDAHKRFSSLHPQWVGALDQPLLPLDEDGMTRILTQADLVLLATAHEVSAELAPKFLAKGLPVFDLSGAFRVKDQGFYDSFYGFTHQNEQWLDQAVYGLAEWNAEAIASAQLIAVPGCYPTASLCALKPLQQDGLIAKGWQPIINAVSGVSGAGRKAAINTSFCEVSLNPYGTFNHRHQPEISHHLGKEVLFQPHLGNYVRGILATIYVQLADGVTPTQVDQAFLKAYEGKPLVRLTGQMPSIRGVANTPYCDIAWQQQGNMLVVVSAIDNLLKGAASQAIQCINIKFGFEPATGLI; translated from the coding sequence ATGCTCAACACCGTTATCGTCGGTGCCAGTGGCTACGCGGGAGCCGAACTGGCCGCACTGGTACAGAACCATCCACAACTCAAACTGTTCGGCCTCTATGTCTCCGCCGGCAGTCAGGATGCCCACAAGCGCTTCTCTTCCCTGCATCCCCAGTGGGTCGGCGCCCTCGATCAGCCGCTGCTGCCACTGGACGAGGATGGCATGACCCGGATCCTGACCCAGGCTGATCTGGTGCTACTGGCCACCGCCCACGAGGTGAGCGCCGAGCTCGCCCCCAAGTTTCTCGCCAAGGGGCTGCCGGTGTTTGATCTCTCCGGCGCCTTCCGGGTCAAGGATCAGGGCTTTTACGACAGCTTCTATGGTTTCACCCACCAGAATGAGCAGTGGCTGGATCAGGCCGTCTATGGTCTGGCGGAGTGGAATGCCGAGGCCATCGCCAGCGCCCAGCTGATCGCCGTGCCCGGTTGCTACCCGACCGCATCGCTGTGCGCCCTCAAGCCGCTGCAGCAGGATGGCCTGATTGCCAAGGGGTGGCAGCCCATCATCAACGCCGTCTCCGGGGTCTCCGGGGCCGGGCGCAAGGCCGCCATCAACACCAGCTTCTGCGAAGTGAGCCTCAATCCCTACGGCACCTTCAATCACAGACACCAGCCGGAGATCAGCCACCACCTCGGCAAGGAGGTGCTGTTCCAGCCCCACCTTGGCAACTATGTGCGCGGCATTCTGGCCACCATCTATGTGCAGCTGGCGGACGGCGTCACCCCCACCCAGGTGGATCAGGCCTTCCTCAAGGCTTATGAAGGCAAGCCGCTGGTGCGCCTCACCGGCCAGATGCCCTCTATTCGCGGTGTGGCAAACACCCCTTACTGCGATATCGCCTGGCAACAGCAGGGCAACATGCTGGTGGTGGTCTCTGCCATCGACAACCTGCTCAAGGGCGCCGCCTCGCAAGCCATTCAGTGCATAAATATCAAATTCGGATTTGAACCGGCCACCGGCCTGATTTAA
- the argB gene encoding acetylglutamate kinase encodes MDKQTLVIKLGGALIENDEALTALFATLKTFLDEQHRPLVLVHGGGCLVDDLLKGLGLTSTKKNGLRVTPFEQIPFIAGALAGTANKQMMAKAIATGIPAVGLCLADGGLCQVTQLDPDLGAVGECKPGNPALVAGILGQGFLPVVSSIGITADGQLMNVNADQAATAIAEALGADLVMLSDVSGILDGKGKLVPQLDKLTALDLMEKGVIRDGMAVKVEAALHAAQTLGKPVCVASWRYPDQLLKLLAGGAVGTQVAI; translated from the coding sequence ATGGACAAACAGACGTTGGTAATCAAGCTGGGCGGCGCCCTTATCGAGAACGACGAGGCGCTGACCGCCCTGTTCGCCACCCTCAAAACCTTTCTCGACGAGCAGCACCGCCCGCTGGTGCTGGTGCACGGCGGTGGCTGTCTAGTGGATGACCTGCTCAAGGGGCTGGGTCTTACCTCCACCAAGAAGAACGGCCTGCGGGTAACCCCGTTCGAACAGATCCCCTTCATTGCCGGAGCGCTGGCGGGCACTGCCAACAAGCAGATGATGGCCAAGGCGATCGCCACCGGCATTCCGGCGGTGGGGCTCTGTCTGGCAGATGGCGGCCTCTGTCAGGTGACCCAGCTCGACCCGGATCTCGGTGCAGTCGGCGAGTGCAAGCCGGGCAACCCGGCACTGGTGGCGGGGATCCTCGGTCAGGGCTTCCTGCCGGTGGTGAGCTCCATCGGCATCACCGCCGACGGGCAACTGATGAACGTCAACGCGGATCAGGCGGCCACCGCCATTGCCGAGGCGCTCGGTGCCGATCTGGTGATGCTCTCCGACGTGAGCGGCATCCTCGATGGCAAGGGCAAGCTGGTGCCCCAGCTCGACAAGCTGACCGCACTGGATCTGATGGAGAAAGGGGTGATCCGCGACGGCATGGCGGTCAAGGTAGAAGCGGCCCTGCACGCCGCCCAGACCCTCGGCAAGCCGGTCTGTGTCGCCAGCTGGCGTTACCCGGATCAGCTGCTCAAGCTGCTGGCTGGCGGCGCGGTCGGCACCCAAGTGGCCATTTGA
- a CDS encoding ornithine carbamoyltransferase: MQHLLKDSDLNKAQIEALIALGKAVKADPKKYSQALAGKSVVTLFEKPSLRTRVTFDIGIAKLGGHSVYLDQQNGALGKRESVKDFAANLSRWCDAIVARVFDHQTLVELAAHGTVPVVNSLCNLYHPCQGLADFMTIAEHYDDLSKVKLAYLGDGNNVSHSLLLLGATLGTDVTLICPKGHGPDTQIFLQAQALATKSGATIHISDDVADIEGFDVAYTDTWVSMGDNTPMEQVKDLFMPYQINHALLDRTGIQHVLHCQPAHRELEITSQVMDGPASLIMDEAENRMHIQNAVLLTLLGGK, translated from the coding sequence ATGCAACATCTTCTGAAAGACAGTGATCTGAACAAAGCCCAGATCGAGGCGCTGATTGCGCTGGGCAAAGCAGTAAAGGCCGACCCGAAGAAGTACAGCCAGGCGCTGGCGGGCAAGAGCGTGGTCACCCTGTTCGAGAAACCCTCCCTGCGTACCCGGGTCACCTTCGACATCGGTATCGCCAAGCTGGGCGGCCACAGCGTCTATCTGGATCAGCAGAACGGCGCGCTGGGCAAGCGGGAGTCGGTGAAGGATTTCGCCGCCAACCTGTCGCGCTGGTGTGATGCCATCGTCGCCCGGGTGTTCGATCACCAGACCCTGGTCGAGCTGGCAGCGCACGGCACAGTGCCGGTGGTGAACAGCCTGTGCAACCTCTATCACCCCTGTCAGGGGCTGGCCGACTTTATGACCATTGCCGAGCACTACGACGACCTGTCGAAGGTGAAGCTTGCCTACCTCGGTGATGGCAACAACGTCAGCCACTCTCTGCTGCTGCTGGGGGCGACCCTCGGCACCGACGTCACCCTCATCTGCCCGAAAGGCCACGGCCCGGATACCCAGATCTTCCTGCAGGCGCAGGCACTGGCGACCAAGTCGGGGGCGACCATCCACATCAGCGATGACGTGGCGGATATCGAAGGGTTCGACGTGGCCTACACCGACACCTGGGTCTCCATGGGCGACAACACCCCGATGGAGCAGGTCAAAGACCTCTTTATGCCTTACCAGATCAACCATGCCCTGCTCGACCGCACCGGCATCCAGCACGTGCTGCATTGCCAACCGGCGCACCGGGAGCTGGAGATCACCTCGCAGGTGATGGATGGCCCCGCCTCCCTCATCATGGACGAGGCCGAAAACCGGATGCATATCCAGAACGCCGTGTTGCTGACCCTTCTCGGCGGCAAGTAA
- a CDS encoding argininosuccinate synthase: MSGINKIVLAYSGGLDTSAIIPWLKEHYDAEIIAFVADVGQERDDLEGIEQKAIASGATKCIIKDLREEFVKEYVYPTLKTGAVYEGTYLLGTSMARPVIARAMVEAALAEGADAISHGCTGKGNDQVRFEGAVAALAPQLKVIAPWRIWDMRSREDLLSYLETRNIPCKATLKKIYSRDANAWHISTEGGELESTWNEPSEAVWQWTVPAEQAPDQPEYVKLTVAQGEVVAVDDQPLSPHQILMTLNERAGKHGVGRIDITENRMVGMKSRGCYETPGGTVMVAALRAVEELVLDRPTRAWREKLGAEFSHLVYDGRWFTPLCKAILASANAIAEDLDGEVVLKMYKGQVTAVQKKSPNSLYSEDFATFGADEVYDQSHAEGFIRLYTLASRIRAMKEQHQAIGGDHTHG, translated from the coding sequence ATGAGCGGAATCAACAAGATCGTACTGGCTTACTCGGGTGGACTGGATACCTCGGCCATCATTCCCTGGCTGAAAGAGCACTATGACGCCGAAATCATCGCCTTCGTAGCTGATGTCGGTCAGGAGCGCGACGATCTGGAAGGGATCGAGCAAAAAGCCATCGCCTCCGGCGCCACCAAGTGCATCATCAAGGATCTGCGGGAAGAGTTCGTCAAAGAGTACGTCTACCCGACCCTGAAGACTGGCGCCGTCTATGAAGGCACCTATCTGCTGGGCACCTCCATGGCTCGTCCGGTGATCGCCAGGGCGATGGTCGAGGCCGCGCTGGCGGAAGGGGCCGATGCCATCTCCCACGGCTGCACCGGCAAGGGTAACGATCAGGTGCGTTTCGAAGGTGCGGTTGCCGCGCTGGCGCCCCAGCTGAAAGTGATCGCCCCGTGGCGGATCTGGGACATGCGCTCCCGGGAAGATCTGCTCTCCTATCTGGAGACCCGCAACATCCCCTGCAAGGCGACCCTGAAGAAGATCTACAGCCGCGATGCCAACGCCTGGCACATCTCCACCGAAGGTGGCGAGCTGGAGAGCACCTGGAACGAGCCGTCCGAAGCGGTCTGGCAGTGGACCGTACCGGCCGAGCAGGCTCCGGATCAGCCGGAGTACGTCAAGCTGACCGTGGCGCAGGGTGAAGTGGTGGCCGTTGACGACCAGCCGCTCAGCCCGCACCAGATCCTGATGACCCTGAACGAGCGTGCTGGCAAGCACGGCGTGGGCCGCATCGACATCACCGAAAACCGGATGGTGGGGATGAAGTCCCGTGGCTGCTACGAGACCCCGGGCGGTACCGTGATGGTCGCCGCGCTGCGCGCCGTGGAAGAGCTGGTCCTGGATCGCCCGACCCGCGCCTGGCGGGAGAAGCTGGGTGCCGAGTTCTCCCATCTGGTCTATGACGGTCGCTGGTTCACCCCGCTGTGCAAGGCGATCCTCGCCTCTGCCAACGCCATCGCCGAAGATCTGGATGGTGAAGTGGTGCTGAAGATGTACAAGGGTCAGGTCACTGCGGTGCAGAAGAAGTCGCCGAACAGCCTCTACTCCGAAGACTTCGCCACTTTCGGGGCCGATGAAGTGTATGACCAGAGCCATGCCGAAGGCTTTATCCGTCTCTACACCCTGGCCAGCCGGATCCGCGCCATGAAGGAGCAGCATCAGGCCATTGGTGGTGATCATACCCACGGTTAA
- the argH gene encoding argininosuccinate lyase — protein MALWGGRFSQGADNRFKQFNDSLRFDYRLAEQDIQGSMAWAKALVKVGVLTADEQAKLQQAMEVLLASVQQDPRQILSSDAEDIHSWVESQLIAAVGDLGKKLHTGRSRNDQVATDLKLWCKAQGELLLGSITALQQGLVASARANQAAVLPGYTHLQRAQPVTYAHWALAYVEMLERDYSRLQDALKRLDTSPLGCGALAGTAYAIDREALALDMGFSGATRNSLDSVSDRDHVVELMHVASLSMTHLSRFAEDLIFYNTGEAGFVELSDAVTSGSSLMPQKKNPDALELIRGKTGRVVGAQMGMLMSLKALPLAYNKDMQEDKEGLFDALDTWHDCLDMAALVLIDLKVNGERTMAAAQGGYANATELADYLVAKGIPFREAHHIVGETVVFAISVGRPLEELSIGEFQRFSPVIEFDVYPNLELEATLAKRVAKGGVAREQVEAALTAAEQWLAKRVG, from the coding sequence ATGGCACTTTGGGGTGGACGCTTCAGTCAGGGAGCCGATAACCGGTTCAAGCAGTTCAACGATTCGCTGCGGTTCGATTACCGCTTGGCGGAGCAGGATATTCAGGGCTCCATGGCCTGGGCCAAAGCGCTGGTCAAGGTGGGCGTGTTGACCGCCGATGAGCAGGCCAAGTTGCAGCAGGCGATGGAAGTGCTGCTCGCCTCGGTGCAGCAGGATCCCCGGCAGATCCTGAGCTCGGACGCCGAAGACATCCACTCCTGGGTCGAGAGCCAGCTGATTGCCGCCGTCGGCGATCTTGGCAAGAAGCTGCACACCGGCCGCTCGCGCAACGATCAGGTCGCCACCGACCTGAAACTCTGGTGCAAGGCGCAGGGCGAGCTGCTGCTCGGTTCCATCACCGCCCTGCAGCAGGGGCTGGTGGCCTCCGCCCGTGCCAATCAGGCTGCCGTGCTGCCGGGTTACACCCACCTGCAGCGGGCCCAGCCGGTCACCTACGCCCACTGGGCGCTGGCCTATGTGGAGATGCTGGAACGGGACTACTCCCGGCTGCAGGATGCCCTCAAGCGCCTCGACACCAGCCCCCTCGGCTGCGGCGCGCTGGCGGGCACCGCCTATGCCATCGACCGCGAAGCCTTGGCGCTCGACATGGGCTTTAGCGGCGCCACCCGCAACAGCCTAGATTCGGTCTCCGATCGGGATCACGTGGTGGAGCTGATGCACGTGGCGTCCCTCTCCATGACCCACCTGTCGCGCTTTGCCGAAGACCTCATCTTCTACAACACCGGCGAGGCGGGCTTTGTCGAGCTCTCCGATGCAGTCACCTCCGGCTCGTCGCTGATGCCGCAGAAGAAAAACCCGGATGCGCTGGAGCTGATCCGTGGCAAGACCGGCCGGGTGGTCGGCGCCCAGATGGGCATGTTGATGAGCCTCAAGGCGCTGCCGCTGGCCTACAACAAGGACATGCAGGAAGACAAGGAGGGGCTGTTCGATGCCCTCGACACCTGGCACGACTGCCTCGATATGGCGGCGCTGGTGCTGATCGATCTGAAGGTCAATGGCGAGCGCACCATGGCGGCGGCGCAGGGCGGCTATGCCAACGCTACCGAGCTGGCGGACTATCTGGTGGCCAAGGGGATTCCATTCCGTGAAGCGCACCATATCGTCGGCGAAACCGTGGTATTCGCCATCAGCGTGGGCCGTCCGTTGGAGGAGCTCTCCATCGGCGAGTTCCAGCGCTTCAGCCCGGTGATCGAGTTCGACGTCTACCCCAATCTGGAACTGGAAGCGACCCTGGCCAAGCGGGTCGCCAAAGGCGGCGTTGCCCGCGAGCAGGTAGAAGCGGCCCTTACCGCCGCAGAGCAGTGGCTGGCCAAGCGGGTGGGTTAA
- a CDS encoding B3/B4 domain-containing protein: MSLITPHISPEVSQLAPGFRALSITVQAAAVVDPNVGARALDEACSAMLTADVPWAEAHLAAWGELFRKFGAKPQRTPCSADALRKRVARDGNLPAIDPVVDLYNAISIRYAIPVGGENQLAYEGLPRLVVADGSEQFDTMKGGEPTHEAVEPGEVVWRDDKGVTCRRWNWRQGVRTRLSVDSGQMWFILESLPEMPLAALHEAGEKLVAGLQEMMPEAVIAQSLIGHNE, from the coding sequence ATGTCCCTGATTACCCCCCATATCTCCCCCGAAGTCAGCCAGTTGGCTCCCGGCTTTCGCGCTTTAAGCATCACGGTGCAGGCCGCCGCCGTGGTCGACCCGAACGTGGGGGCGCGTGCGCTCGATGAAGCCTGCAGCGCCATGCTGACCGCCGATGTGCCGTGGGCAGAGGCGCATCTCGCCGCCTGGGGCGAGCTGTTCAGAAAGTTCGGCGCCAAGCCGCAGCGGACTCCCTGTTCCGCCGACGCTCTGAGAAAGCGGGTCGCCCGCGATGGCAACCTGCCCGCCATCGATCCCGTAGTCGATCTCTACAACGCCATCAGCATCCGCTACGCCATTCCGGTGGGGGGCGAAAACCAGCTCGCCTATGAGGGGTTGCCGCGACTGGTGGTGGCCGATGGCAGCGAGCAGTTCGATACCATGAAGGGGGGCGAGCCGACCCACGAAGCGGTGGAGCCCGGCGAGGTGGTCTGGCGGGATGACAAGGGGGTGACCTGTCGGCGCTGGAACTGGCGGCAGGGTGTGCGCACCCGATTGAGTGTCGATTCGGGCCAGATGTGGTTCATTCTGGAGAGCCTGCCCGAGATGCCGCTGGCTGCGCTGCATGAGGCGGGGGAAAAACTGGTCGCCGGACTGCAGGAGATGATGCCGGAAGCGGTGATCGCGCAGAGCCTGATCGGCCATAACGAATAG
- a CDS encoding CD0519/CD1768 family membrane protein: MENQVVIDSKGRLATIREWLEPVLVLLILGCLFGYLGSQMGLSAMVNTLFNTAHQLLLNTVLFIMGITVLSGALSQLLSEFGVIRLLEVLLAPLMKPVFRLPGRTALAALMTFFSDNPAVISLAKDSRFRKGFTPWQLVSLTNFGTAFGMGLIVVTFMATLQLPGGESTASAALIGLLGALVGSVVSTRLMQRMIRPLVGEVLDDEPTDAKGHKVGVSKEAAPGWLRILNSLLDGGKSGVELGMAVIPGVLIISTFVMLLTFGPGEKGYTGEAFQGVALLPVLAAKAGWLFDLLFGFQQPELVAFPATSLGAVGAAMSLVPPFIAKGWITGNEVAVFTAMGMCWSGFLSTHTAMLDALGYRHLTSRAIVAHTVGGLCAGVAAHQLYMLLG, translated from the coding sequence ATGGAAAATCAAGTAGTTATAGACTCAAAGGGGCGACTGGCCACCATCCGCGAGTGGCTTGAGCCCGTGCTGGTGCTGCTGATCCTGGGCTGCCTGTTTGGCTACCTCGGCAGCCAGATGGGCCTCTCCGCCATGGTCAACACCCTGTTCAATACCGCTCACCAGCTGCTGCTCAATACCGTGCTCTTCATCATGGGGATCACCGTACTTTCCGGCGCTCTGAGCCAGCTGTTGAGCGAATTCGGGGTGATCCGCCTGCTGGAGGTGCTGCTGGCACCCCTGATGAAGCCGGTGTTCCGCTTGCCGGGGCGCACCGCGCTGGCGGCGCTGATGACCTTCTTCTCCGATAACCCGGCGGTGATCAGCCTCGCCAAGGACAGCCGCTTTCGCAAGGGCTTCACTCCGTGGCAACTGGTGTCTCTGACCAATTTTGGTACCGCCTTCGGTATGGGCCTGATCGTGGTGACCTTTATGGCCACCCTGCAGCTGCCGGGCGGCGAATCCACTGCCAGCGCAGCGCTGATCGGTCTGCTCGGCGCTCTGGTTGGCTCGGTGGTCTCTACCCGACTGATGCAGCGGATGATCCGCCCGCTGGTGGGCGAGGTGCTGGACGATGAGCCGACTGATGCCAAGGGGCATAAAGTCGGGGTCAGCAAGGAGGCGGCCCCCGGCTGGCTGCGGATCCTCAACTCATTGCTCGATGGCGGCAAATCCGGTGTGGAGCTGGGGATGGCGGTGATCCCGGGTGTGCTGATCATCAGCACCTTCGTGATGCTGCTTACCTTCGGCCCGGGGGAGAAGGGCTATACCGGCGAAGCGTTTCAAGGGGTAGCCTTGCTGCCGGTGCTGGCCGCCAAGGCTGGCTGGCTGTTTGATCTGCTATTCGGCTTCCAGCAGCCGGAGCTGGTCGCCTTCCCGGCTACCTCGCTCGGCGCAGTCGGTGCAGCCATGTCGCTGGTGCCCCCCTTTATCGCCAAGGGGTGGATCACTGGTAACGAGGTGGCAGTGTTTACCGCCATGGGGATGTGCTGGAGCGGCTTTTTGAGCACCCACACCGCCATGCTCGATGCCCTCGGCTATCGCCACCTCACCTCCCGCGCCATCGTCGCCCATACGGTCGGCGGTCTGTGCGCCGGGGTGGCAGCGCACCAGCTTTATATGCTGCTGGGCTGA
- the plsY gene encoding glycerol-3-phosphate 1-O-acyltransferase PlsY has translation MTALTILMIILAYLGGSLSSAVLVSRCSGLPDPRDHGSHNPGATNVLRLGGRLAALVVLLLDVLKGTAPVYLAWYLQIKPVYLGFIGVAACLGHMYPIFFHFRGGKGVATALGTMMPLGFTMGGAVICTWLLVLLASGYSSLASIITVLLTPLFTYLLKPEYTLPVSLLSCLILIRHHENISRLLKGEEPRVWRRKGCACGEEVGKTGDVEQKRDERDKK, from the coding sequence ATGACGGCCCTGACGATTTTGATGATTATTCTGGCCTACCTGGGTGGTTCACTATCCAGTGCTGTGCTGGTCTCCCGCTGCAGCGGTCTGCCCGACCCGCGGGATCATGGTTCCCACAACCCCGGCGCCACCAATGTGCTGCGCCTCGGTGGCCGGCTGGCGGCGCTGGTGGTGCTGTTGCTCGATGTGCTCAAGGGAACGGCGCCTGTCTATCTTGCCTGGTATCTGCAGATAAAGCCGGTCTACCTCGGCTTTATCGGGGTGGCCGCCTGTCTTGGCCACATGTATCCCATCTTCTTTCATTTTCGCGGTGGCAAGGGGGTGGCGACGGCGCTGGGCACCATGATGCCGCTCGGCTTCACCATGGGGGGCGCTGTCATCTGCACCTGGCTGCTGGTGTTGCTGGCAAGCGGCTACTCTTCGCTGGCCTCCATCATTACCGTGCTGCTGACGCCACTCTTTACCTACCTGCTCAAACCCGAATACACCCTCCCTGTCTCGCTGCTCTCCTGCCTTATCCTGATCCGCCATCACGAGAACATCTCCCGCCTGCTCAAGGGGGAAGAACCCAGAGTCTGGCGGCGAAAAGGGTGTGCCTGTGGTGAGGAAGTGGGAAAAACGGGTGATGTTGAGCAAAAAAGAGACGAACGAGACAAAAAGTAA
- the folB gene encoding dihydroneopterin aldolase, with the protein MDKVFIRGLEVLTTIGVYEWEKGIRQKLRFDLEMGFDNRPAAATDDINLALDYADLSNKICEHVTGKVVELVETMAEQVAMLVLADERVQWVKVTLTKPGAVPNAAGVGVEILRHRTPAASSN; encoded by the coding sequence ATGGACAAGGTGTTTATTCGCGGACTCGAGGTTTTGACCACCATAGGTGTATATGAGTGGGAGAAAGGCATTCGCCAGAAGCTCCGTTTTGACCTCGAGATGGGGTTCGACAACCGCCCCGCCGCCGCAACCGACGACATCAATCTGGCACTGGATTATGCCGACCTCTCCAACAAGATCTGCGAGCATGTCACAGGCAAGGTAGTCGAGCTGGTCGAGACCATGGCCGAGCAGGTCGCCATGCTGGTACTCGCCGACGAGCGGGTGCAGTGGGTCAAGGTGACCCTCACCAAGCCGGGCGCCGTACCCAATGCCGCCGGTGTCGGCGTCGAGATCCTGCGCCACCGCACCCCGGCGGCGAGCAGCAACTGA
- the folK gene encoding 2-amino-4-hydroxy-6-hydroxymethyldihydropteridine diphosphokinase: MTTIYISLGSNIERERHIRAGLDALHAAFGELRVSRVFESEAVGFNGRPFYNLVAAAETDLPLVTVCQQLREMEFAHGREPDAKKFAPRTLDLDLLLYGELVCETPLVLPRGEILTNAFVLWPLAELAPGLRHPIDGRTMGELWESYDKASQQLCPIPFHWEARELQHH, translated from the coding sequence ATGACCACTATCTATATCAGCCTTGGTTCCAACATCGAGCGAGAGCGCCATATTCGCGCCGGCCTCGATGCGTTGCACGCTGCCTTCGGTGAGCTGCGGGTCTCCCGAGTGTTCGAGAGTGAAGCGGTGGGCTTCAATGGCCGCCCCTTCTACAACCTTGTTGCCGCTGCCGAGACCGACCTGCCGCTGGTTACCGTCTGCCAGCAGCTGCGCGAGATGGAGTTCGCCCACGGTCGCGAGCCGGATGCCAAGAAGTTCGCCCCGCGCACGCTGGATCTAGACCTGCTGCTCTATGGCGAGCTGGTCTGCGAGACGCCGCTGGTACTGCCGCGCGGCGAGATCCTTACCAACGCTTTCGTGCTCTGGCCGCTGGCCGAGCTGGCACCCGGACTACGCCACCCCATCGATGGCCGCACCATGGGCGAGCTGTGGGAGAGCTACGACAAGGCCTCCCAGCAGCTGTGCCCCATTCCCTTTCACTGGGAAGCGCGGGAGCTGCAGCACCACTGA
- a CDS encoding YbaK/EbsC family protein, giving the protein MPLDTIHHFNCQLLTTLPHQRFEHEPILDYATDEKVKARFGWQAEFSKTLFIKFKDGRFALLLTHRDGRLDNKAVKAALGAKPSICSAEEMQAEIGCLPGAVCPFLPRADIPLLVDPQLLSHSAFTWTPGHPEQTFLLETAHLAEVLAQLPCEVSYLPVTTA; this is encoded by the coding sequence ATGCCACTCGATACCATTCACCATTTCAACTGCCAGCTGCTCACCACCCTGCCCCACCAGCGCTTCGAACACGAACCCATCCTCGACTACGCCACCGATGAGAAGGTCAAAGCCCGCTTCGGCTGGCAGGCGGAGTTCAGCAAGACCCTCTTTATCAAGTTCAAGGATGGCCGCTTCGCCCTGCTGCTGACCCACAGGGATGGTAGGCTCGACAACAAGGCGGTCAAGGCCGCGCTCGGTGCCAAGCCCTCCATCTGCAGCGCCGAAGAGATGCAGGCTGAGATTGGCTGCCTGCCGGGAGCCGTCTGCCCCTTCCTGCCCCGCGCCGATATTCCCCTACTGGTGGATCCGCAACTGCTCAGCCACTCCGCCTTCACCTGGACCCCGGGCCACCCCGAGCAGACCTTTCTGCTGGAGACGGCCCATCTGGCTGAGGTGTTGGCGCAGCTCCCCTGCGAAGTCAGCTATCTGCCCGTGACGACGGCGTAA